CGCGAGCGTCGAGGCGGCCCCCCGCGCCGCCGCCCTCCTGGCCGAGGAACTCGGGAAGGACGCCGCGTGGGCGCAGGAGCAGGTGCGGCGCTACCGGGAGGTGGCGCAGGGATACGTGCTGGCAGGACCCCCCGTGGTCAGTGATCGATCGGCCGCCGCTCCGTCGGCAGGCTGAGGTCGGATTTGTCCACCCCCTCCGTCGTGGGCTCGGTCCCGGGGTCCTCGCGGAGCAGCTCACGCATCTCGCGGTCGGCCGCCTCCGAGACCTCGGGAGTCCAGCGGCCGTGCTCCGTCGGGGTGCCTGCGTCCTCCTGCGGGTGATCCTTGCGGTCGTCGTTGTCGTTCATGGCGTACCTCCAGCCCATTGAACGCGCCTCGGGGCTGGCCCGGGCAAGAATCCTCTCCCCTCCTCCCTAGCAAAGCTTTATCCCGCCTGTGCCGGAGTGACCTCCCAGTTGTGCAGGGACCCCCGCAGGATGCCCTCCAGGTCCCCGGTGCTGGGTGTCCTGGGCGCGACGGCCAGGAGCCGCTGCTGCTTGAGGGCTCCGGCCACCAGGGCAGGGAGGTCGGCCTCGCCGTAGCCCAGCTCGGCGATGCCGCTCGGCGCCCCCACGTCCCGCATCAGGTCGAGCAGGGCGTTTGGCAGGGCGCCAGCGTCGTCGGGTTCGTACTCCTGCCCGGTCAGGAGGCTCGCCGCGTACACGTGTTTGGCCGGGTCGGCCCCGAAGGTGAAGCGAAAGGCGGCGGGGGCGGTCACGATCACGCTGAAGCCGTGGGGAACGAAGGCGTGGTCCTGGGGATAACCGGGGGCGCGGAACGCATGGCGCAACCCCGCGATGGGATACGCGCAGGCGTGCGGGATATGCACCCCCGCCGAGCCGAAGCCGACTCCCGCCATCGTGGCCGAGAGCATCATGAAGCCGCGCGCCTCCACGTCGTCCGGGTCGCGCACCGCCCGGCGCAGGTACTGCCCCCCATAGCGCAGGGCCTGGGCCGACCACAGGTCCGCCACCGGGTTGCTGCCCTGATAGGGCGGACGTTCGGCAGGCGAGGCCGGGCGCGGGCGGGTGGTGTAGGGGCGGCTGAGCAGGCTCTCGGCGGCGTGGCAGACCACGTCCAGACCCGCCGAGGCGATCACGCTGCCCGGCGCGGTGCGGGTGAGTTCGGGGTCCACGATGGCCTGGCCCGGACGCAGATAACGGTGGCTGATCCCGCTCTTGACCCCCAACTCGGGCAGGTCGAGGATCGCCACCGTGGTCGCCTCCGAGCCCGAGCCCGCCGTCGTCGGGATGGCGAGGAGGGGCCGCAGCGGGCCGGGGACTGGGCGCCCACCCCCGATGGGCGCGTTCACGTAGTCCATCACCCCGCCGCCGTGCGTCGTGAGCAGGTTGGCGACCTTCGCCGTGTCGATGGTCGAGCCGCCACCCAGGGCGACGAAACCGTCCACTCCCGCCTCCCGCGCGGCGGCCGCGGCCCGCTCCAGGCTGGCGAGATCGGGTTCGACCCGGATGCCGGTGTAGACGACGGGGTCCACCCCGGAGACCCGCAGGCCCTCCAGCACTCTCCGCGCCGCCTCGCCCCCTGCCAGCGCCGGGTCGAGCACCACGAACGCGCGCCGGATACCCAGCCGCGCGGCCTCCCAGCCCGCGTCGTCGGCGGCGCCGGGGCCGAACTTGACGGGCGTGGCCTCAATGGTGAAGAGGGTTTCGTGGTTGGGCGGGGTGGACAAGGGAACCTCCGGGGCACGGGTCACCCGGC
This window of the Deinococcus apachensis DSM 19763 genome carries:
- a CDS encoding hydroxyacid-oxoacid transhydrogenase — translated: MSTPPNHETLFTIEATPVKFGPGAADDAGWEAARLGIRRAFVVLDPALAGGEAARRVLEGLRVSGVDPVVYTGIRVEPDLASLERAAAAAREAGVDGFVALGGGSTIDTAKVANLLTTHGGGVMDYVNAPIGGGRPVPGPLRPLLAIPTTAGSGSEATTVAILDLPELGVKSGISHRYLRPGQAIVDPELTRTAPGSVIASAGLDVVCHAAESLLSRPYTTRPRPASPAERPPYQGSNPVADLWSAQALRYGGQYLRRAVRDPDDVEARGFMMLSATMAGVGFGSAGVHIPHACAYPIAGLRHAFRAPGYPQDHAFVPHGFSVIVTAPAAFRFTFGADPAKHVYAASLLTGQEYEPDDAGALPNALLDLMRDVGAPSGIAELGYGEADLPALVAGALKQQRLLAVAPRTPSTGDLEGILRGSLHNWEVTPAQAG